From Rhodospirillales bacterium, the proteins below share one genomic window:
- a CDS encoding IclR family transcriptional regulator produces MGQRAALKPVRHAQPVAELMERDPAIVRGLKIVELVAQADRPLPLTAIGESAGLSKATAHRIVRLLEREGFLRREPDSRRFEPGHRLVGISLDVLRHSSLRGERHAIMQALVRKIGETCNFTMRDGSDVVYIDRVEADWPLRLHLQPGSRVPLHCTASGKLFLSHLSARERRRLLASLPLARCTDRTVTDPRALETALREIRRTGVSTDNEEFLKGLIAVAVPVTDPRNRKRICGALAVHAPTVRLSLARAMEHVEALRATAARLSRTLGQAASAVKR; encoded by the coding sequence ATGGGGCAACGCGCGGCGCTTAAGCCGGTACGGCACGCACAGCCGGTCGCGGAGTTGATGGAACGCGATCCCGCGATCGTTCGTGGGCTGAAAATCGTGGAATTGGTGGCCCAGGCGGACAGGCCGTTGCCGCTGACGGCGATCGGTGAAAGCGCTGGTCTTTCCAAGGCAACGGCGCATCGCATTGTACGTCTTCTCGAACGGGAAGGTTTTCTCCGCCGCGAGCCGGATTCCCGCCGCTTCGAACCCGGTCACCGGCTGGTCGGCATTTCCCTGGACGTTTTGCGGCATTCCTCGCTGCGCGGGGAGCGGCACGCCATCATGCAGGCGCTGGTCCGGAAGATCGGCGAAACGTGCAACTTCACCATGCGTGACGGCAGCGACGTGGTTTATATCGACCGCGTCGAGGCCGATTGGCCGTTGCGGTTGCATCTGCAGCCGGGCTCGCGCGTGCCGTTGCACTGCACCGCCAGCGGCAAGTTGTTCCTCAGTCACCTGTCGGCGCGCGAACGCCGCCGGCTCCTGGCGTCGCTGCCGTTGGCCCGGTGCACCGATAGGACCGTCACCGATCCGCGCGCGCTCGAGACCGCCTTGCGCGAGATTCGCCGTACCGGGGTTTCGACCGACAACGAAGAATTCCTGAAGGGATTGATCGCCGTTGCCGTGCCGGTGACGGATCCGCGCAACCGCAAGCGGATTTGCGGGGCGCTGGCCGTTCACGCGCCGACCGTCCGATTGAGTCTCGCGCGGGCAATGGAGCACGTGGAGGCGTTGCGCGCGACGGCGGCGCGTCTTTCGCGGACGCTGGGACAAGCCGCATCGGCGGTCAAACGATAA